The following are encoded in a window of Peromyscus maniculatus bairdii isolate BWxNUB_F1_BW_parent chromosome X, HU_Pman_BW_mat_3.1, whole genome shotgun sequence genomic DNA:
- the Zcchc18 gene encoding zinc finger CCHC domain-containing protein 18, which produces MASILARMGNSRRQNTAFLPLAHSMLRALGRSLGPLIANIAERNLKLFSGRAELAQGEETFENWLSQVHEVLPEWHMSEEEKLKRLMRTLRGPAREIMRLLQASNPDLNVADFLRAMKLVFGESESSVTAQGKFLNTLQAHGEKPSLYVIRLEVQLQNAIQAGVLAERDANRIRLHQLLVGAELSRDLRIKLKSLLQMHAHNEQECLPDFLELIRIVREEEERNDRLLAHKRPRRSESVMERAASPVVFQGSLPIVIGGADCNVIEIDDSQDDSDEDVILVESVPPLSSSLRGRDTIQDQMLAIESPNYFDDESPSTSSGSGQRNNGPGDLRRNRKRKYPIRCPHCGEEGHAKETCDSTSNKAQVFENLIVTLQELTHMERSKPSTPF; this is translated from the coding sequence ATGGCTAGCATCCTTGCTCGGATGGGCAACAGCCGAAGGCAGAATACAGCTTTTCTGCCTTTGGCCCATTCCATGCTGAGGGCCCTGGGGAGGAGTCTCGGTCCTTTGATAGCCAACATAGCAGAGAGAAACCTGAAGCTGTTCTCTGGGAGGGCAGAGCTGGCCCAGGGGGAAGAAACCTTTGAGAACTGGCTAAGCCAGGTCCATGAGGTCCTGCCAGAGTGGCATATGTCTGAGGAGGAAAAGCTCAAACGCCTGATGAGAACCCTTAGGGGCCCTGCCAGGGAGATCATGCGTTTGCTCCAGGCTTCCAATCCCGATCTAAACGTGGCAGATTTTTTGCGGGCAATGAAGTTGGTATTTGGGGAGTCTGAGAGCAGTGTAACAGCACAAGGTAAATTTTTAAACACCCTGCAGGCACATGGAGAGAAACCGTCCCTGTATGTGATCCGTTTAGAGGTGCAGCTGCAGAATGCTATTCAGGCAGGGGTCCTTGCTGAGAGAGACGCAAACAGGATTCGACTGCACCAGCTCCTTGTAGGGGCTGAGCTGAGTAGGGACCTGCGCATCAAGCTTAAGAGTCTTCTCCAAATGCATGCGCATAATGAGCAGGAATGCCTTCCCGACTTCCTGGAGTTAATCAGGATtgtaagggaggaagaagaacgGAATGACCGTTTGCTTGCTCATAAACggcccagaagatctgagtcAGTAATGGAGAGGGCCGCCAGCCCTGTCGTATTTCAGGGCTCCCTGCCTATAGTGATAGGCGGTGCTGATTGCAATGTCATAGAGATAGATGATTCCCAGGATGACTCAGATGAAGATGTGATCCTGGTGGAGTCTGTGCCTCCACTGTCCTCCTCCCTCCGAGGCAGAGACACTATTCAGGATCAGATGCTAGCTATTGAATCCCCCAACTATTTTGATGATGAGTCTCCTTCCACTAGCAGTGGTTCTGGACAGAGGAATAATGGGCCTGGGGATCTGCGTAGAAACAGAAAGCGAAAGTATCCAATCCGCTGCCCCCACTGTGGTGAAGAGGGCCATGCAAAAGAAACCTGTGACAGCACCAGCAACAAGGCTCAGGTTTTTGAGAATCTGATAGTCACTCTGCAGGAGCTGACTCATATGGAGAGATCAAAACCCTCTACACCATTCTAA